In the Heliomicrobium undosum genome, one interval contains:
- a CDS encoding DUF4435 domain-containing protein, which translates to MNKPPAYSDRGRAAVATLYTPYNDLTIFVEDKSLPHLYYVIFQRMFNDRLKIRRVIPLGGKRKVISEFKAYRSGVKRHPEPCFFVLDRDLDPYIGNDQIVDDAIIYLEEYCIENYLIEECSVLRALQWKLNDIPDNIATIVNYKGWLGSIIDPFFNLFISFAVCRLHDLGENASISPFVFIENNGYLVDNLKVENYLSKLKERYCLKYGKNEDDFNVEIENMRQVITHAILDNITTAISGKYLLASLIRYVNFICEKKADEKFFIGLLANNFDISRLDYAKNKIIGLCKIGDVPKLA; encoded by the coding sequence ATGAATAAACCTCCTGCTTATAGTGATAGAGGAAGGGCAGCAGTAGCTACGCTTTATACTCCTTACAATGATTTAACAATTTTTGTAGAAGATAAATCTCTTCCACATTTATATTACGTAATATTTCAAAGAATGTTTAATGATAGATTAAAAATAAGGCGAGTAATCCCTTTGGGAGGAAAAAGGAAGGTCATATCTGAATTTAAAGCGTATCGTTCTGGAGTAAAAAGGCATCCAGAACCATGCTTTTTTGTTCTTGATAGAGATTTAGATCCCTACATTGGAAATGATCAAATTGTCGATGATGCAATTATATATCTTGAAGAGTATTGTATTGAGAACTATCTGATTGAAGAATGTTCTGTATTGAGAGCACTTCAGTGGAAACTTAATGACATACCTGATAATATAGCCACCATAGTCAATTATAAAGGATGGTTAGGTTCAATCATCGATCCGTTTTTTAACTTATTTATATCGTTTGCTGTATGCAGATTGCATGATTTAGGCGAAAATGCTAGCATAAGTCCTTTTGTTTTTATAGAGAATAATGGATACCTAGTAGATAATCTAAAAGTCGAGAACTACTTGTCCAAACTGAAAGAAAGATATTGTCTTAAATATGGAAAAAACGAAGATGATTTTAACGTAGAAATTGAAAACATGAGACAGGTTATTACACACGCTATTTTAGACAACATAACTACTGCTATTTCTGGTAAGTACTTATTAGCTAGCTTAATAAGATATGTTAATTTTATTTGCGAAAAAAAAGCTGATGAGAAATTTTTTATTGGTTTACTGGCGAATAATTTTGATATATCGAGACTTGATTATGCTAAGAATAAAATCATTGGTTTATGTAAAATAGGTGATGTTCCTAAATTAGCTTGA